A stretch of the Hydra vulgaris chromosome 09, alternate assembly HydraT2T_AEP genome encodes the following:
- the LOC136084988 gene encoding uncharacterized protein LOC136084988, which translates to MAVTFGIIIIAYFVQLTLPLPIESQIECVNKDEFKTLDGSYLHCKLSCPCQNDDQKEVHISYVGCQKCCCGNIDCKRIEKALQENNKTLEYTLQENQNLTDNNANLKKISEEKAIALYESNKKNKVFAFIIAILVLFIAAIIIINRWNNVRSISPSNVTTDSQGLIDSKEISVEKLTSSKHEIFV; encoded by the exons ATGGCAGTTACTTTtggaataataataatagcttaCTTTGTGCAATTGACACTTCCTCTCCCCATTGAAAGTCAAATCGAATGCGTAAATAAGGAcgaatttaaaactttagatGGTTCTTATTTACATTGCAAACTTTCTTGTCCGTGTCAAAATGATGATCAAAAGGAGGTCCATATCTCTTATGTCGGATGCCAGAAATGCTGCTGTGGTAATATCGATTGTAAACGTATTGAAAAAGCTCTTCAAGAGAACAACAAAA caCTTGAATATACACTGCAGGAAAATCAAAATCTGACAGATAATAATGCTAATCTAAAGAAAATATCTGAAGAGAAAGCAATAGCTCTCTATGAAAGCAACAAAA aaaacaaagtaTTTGCATTCATCATAGctattttggttttatttattgCAGCCATCATAATCAtaaatcgatggaataatgttCGAT CTATTTCTCCTTCAAATGTGACTACAGATTCTCAAGGTCTTATAGATTCGAAAGAGATTTCTGTGGAAAAATTGACATCTTCTAAACATGAAATATTTGTCTAA
- the LOC136085229 gene encoding 52 kDa repressor of the inhibitor of the protein kinase-like, producing MTTYKEKHHCRVLIQLFKIEYSKETGNWHHTPMRSASRHGHRSRFVKEIVYLRSQTTGNYLHSSISLCLSGNNSIVNDLRLFTSIFVPSKKFIFPKNKNGRSFQFIWIEKFPWLTYSNIFDGAFCLPCVIFRHTSPSKSSLAERLCSKPYDCWNDASYYFQKHVFGKNNKFVCRNKGLHVKTAQVLFSLSSIWSCKTESIDIISQKIVQSQISKNRQLLQPIIETIILCGRLGLSLRGHRDDSKFHPENGEFSNHTSGYLIELLHFRVEAGDKILEDHLKYYQQTASYISKTSQNQLIKCCGEVVTDAIIGEIKNSKYFSIIAEEASDSNNKEQLSLVIRFIDSKFNIREEFISFLHCTNGVTGQGLFSVLLKSISDFSLDIMNCIGQSYDGAGASCNVQYVKNLLAHVKDVSYFFNLSPTRQNLEEHIERTDPVAGKKKLKDVCRKRWVEKVNGFNTFQGLFIPLVSCLEEMSLNVNKSFNHSMSSSASLRLKLIRGFDFIVALCITRNVFDITLPVTRMLQSKSNDIYDGLNLIRA from the exons gTATATCTTAGGTCTCAAACAACTGGAAACTATCTACACAGTTCTATCTCCTTATGTCTATCTGGGAATAACAGTATAGTTAATGATTTAAGATTATTTACCTCAATTTTTGTTCCTagtaagaaatttatttttcctaaaaataaaaatggacgAAGTTTTCAATTTATATGGATAGAAAAATTTCCATGGCTTACATACTCAAATATATTTGATGGAGCTTTCTGTTTACCATGTGTAATTTTTAGGCACACTTCTCCATCTAAAAGTAGTTTAGCTGAAAGATTATGTAGTAAGCCTTATGATTGCTGGAATGATGCTTCTTATTACTTTCAGAAACATGTGTTTGGcaaaaacaataagtttgtcTGCAGAAATAAAGGTTTACATGTAAAAACTgctcaagttttattttcattatcatCGATTTGGTCTTGTAAAACAGAATCAATAGACATTATATCTCAAAAAATAGTTCAATCACAGATTTCTAAAAATCGACAGTTACTGCAACCTATTATTGAAACAATTATTCTTTGTGGGCGTCTTGGGCTTTCTTTACGTGGCCATAGAGACGACTCTAAGTTTCATCCTGAAAATGGTGAATTTTCTAATCACACTTCAGGATATCTTATTGAATTGCTACATTTCCGTGTTGAAGCTGGTGATAAAATTCTTGAAGATCATCTCAAGTATTATCAACAAACGGCTTCCTACATATCTAAGACATCACAAAATCAACTAATAAAGTGTTGTGGAGAAGTTGTTACTGACGCAATAATTGGAGAAATTAAAAACTCTaagtatttttctattatagcTGAGGAAGCCTCAGACAGTAATAATAAAGAACAACTATCATTAGTAATACGATTTATTGATTCCAAGTTCAATATAAGAGAAGAATTTATTAGTTTCTTACATTGCACTAACGGTGTCACTGGTCAAGGATTATTTagtgttttgttaaaaagtatttcagATTTTTCGTTGGATATCATGAATTGTATAGGACAGTCTTATGATGGTGCTGGG GCATCATGCAATGTTCAATATGTCAAAAATCTTCTGGCGCATGTTAAAGATGTATCAtacttttttaatctttcacCAACAAGGCAAAATTTAGAGGAGCACATTGAAAGAACTGATCCAGttgctggtaaaaaaaaattgaaagatgtTTGCAGAAAACGTTGGGTAGAAAAAGTTAATGGTTTCAATACTTTTCAAGGACTTTTTATTCCTTTGGTGTCTTGTCTTGAAGAAATGTCTTTAAATGTTAATAAGAGTTTTAATCACTCAATGTCTTCCAGTGCATCCTTGCGTCTGAAGTTAATAAGAGGTTTTGACTTTATTGTTGCTTTATGTATAACAAGAAATGTCTTTGACATTACTCTTCCAGTAACACGAATGTTGCAGTCAAAGAGTAATGATATTTATGATGGTTTAAATCTTATTCGGGCATAA